A single bacterium DNA region contains:
- a CDS encoding alcohol dehydrogenase catalytic domain-containing protein codes for MRTLVYVEPHRLEIQDSPTPAPRATEVIVKVEASGVCGSDLHGYLGRSLNRKPPLVMGHEFAGVVAGVGEAVSDLAVGTAVTVYPLMTCGRCPACRRGESSQCPSRQVIGVHRPGGFAEYTAVPRASVVRVPAGMSVFTASLAEPLANAVHIFNRHLHGLVRRIAIFGAGTQGVMALHLAHLLSPPVLVSVDIVPARLALAERVGATAALNARTGDAVARIRELTGGEGVDLAIEAVGGVATRQAALASVRTGGTVVLLGLGEEMTSLNAVDIVNREVTIRGSYAYTYDDFVRAVELLGTGLIRGEWARPYALEAGPAVFRQLTTDPGDLIKAVLTPAS; via the coding sequence GTGCGTACGCTCGTCTACGTCGAGCCCCACCGGCTGGAAATTCAAGATTCGCCGACGCCTGCGCCGCGCGCCACGGAAGTCATCGTCAAGGTAGAGGCGTCGGGCGTCTGCGGCTCAGACCTCCACGGGTATCTGGGACGGAGCCTCAACCGGAAGCCCCCGCTGGTGATGGGCCATGAGTTCGCCGGCGTCGTCGCCGGCGTGGGGGAGGCGGTCAGCGACCTTGCCGTCGGGACCGCCGTGACTGTGTACCCGCTGATGACCTGCGGCCGGTGCCCGGCGTGCCGCCGGGGGGAGTCGTCGCAGTGCCCATCCCGGCAGGTGATCGGGGTTCACCGGCCGGGAGGCTTCGCCGAATATACGGCGGTTCCGCGGGCGTCGGTGGTTCGGGTTCCGGCCGGGATGTCCGTGTTTACGGCGAGCCTGGCCGAGCCCCTGGCGAACGCCGTCCACATCTTTAATCGGCACCTCCACGGGCTCGTCCGGCGGATCGCCATCTTCGGAGCAGGGACGCAGGGGGTGATGGCGCTCCACCTTGCGCATCTGCTTTCACCGCCCGTCTTGGTGTCGGTGGACATCGTCCCTGCCCGGTTGGCCCTTGCCGAACGGGTCGGTGCCACGGCAGCGCTCAACGCCCGGACCGGGGATGCGGTCGCCCGGATACGAGAACTGACCGGCGGTGAGGGCGTGGATCTCGCCATCGAAGCGGTGGGCGGCGTCGCGACGCGCCAGGCGGCTCTGGCGAGCGTTCGGACCGGAGGGACGGTGGTGCTGCTCGGGCTCGGGGAAGAGATGACATCCCTCAACGCGGTCGACATCGTGAACCGCGAGGTGACGATTCGGGGTTCCTACGCCTATACCTATGACGACTTCGTCCGGGCCGTGGAGCTGCTCGGTACCGGGCTGATTCGGGGAGAGTGGGCCCGTCCGTACGCGCTCGAGGCGGGGCCCGCGGTGTTCCGGCAGCTTACGACCGATCCGGGCGATTTGATCAAAGCCGTGCTGACGCCGGCGAGCTGA
- the ehuD gene encoding ectoine/hydroxyectoine ABC transporter permease subunit EhuD translates to MSGIFTLFNFSNAGEYLPDLLRGALISIELTLTVMALSLVFGLIVALARMTRFRAVRTVATFYIEIIRGTPALLQLFYIYFVLPAFGIKLPPFTAGVIGLTVNYSAYLSEVYRAGIQAVAKGQLEAAQALGMSRTLMMRLIILPQAIRIVVPPLGNYFISLFKDTALASLITVRELIFTGQIIAATNFQYFAIFTIIGVIYLAISYPGSLGVQYLERRMKIGYRPQRRAPMGGPTRGAPQGAV, encoded by the coding sequence ATGAGCGGGATCTTCACGCTCTTTAACTTCAGCAACGCGGGAGAATACCTCCCCGATCTCCTCCGCGGAGCGCTGATCAGCATCGAGCTCACCCTCACTGTGATGGCGCTCAGCCTCGTGTTCGGGCTGATCGTCGCGCTGGCGCGCATGACCAGGTTCCGGGCCGTGCGGACGGTGGCCACCTTCTATATCGAGATCATCCGCGGGACGCCCGCCTTGCTGCAGCTCTTCTATATCTACTTCGTCCTGCCCGCCTTCGGCATCAAGCTCCCCCCATTCACGGCCGGGGTGATCGGCCTGACGGTGAACTACTCCGCCTACCTCTCGGAAGTGTACCGCGCCGGGATACAGGCGGTGGCGAAGGGGCAGCTCGAGGCGGCGCAGGCCCTCGGGATGTCGCGGACACTGATGATGCGGCTGATCATTCTCCCGCAGGCGATCCGTATCGTCGTGCCGCCGCTGGGGAATTATTTCATCTCCCTCTTTAAAGACACGGCCCTCGCGTCGCTGATCACGGTCAGGGAATTGATCTTCACCGGTCAGATCATCGCGGCCACGAACTTTCAGTACTTCGCCATCTTCACGATCATCGGCGTCATCTACCTCGCCATCTCCTACCCGGGGTCGCTCGGCGTCCAGTATCTGGAGCGGCGGATGAAGATCGGGTACAGACCTCAGCGGCGCGCGCCAATGGGCGGGCCCACCCGGGGCGCGCCCCAAGGAGCGGTCTGA